The Methylocella tundrae genome contains the following window.
CGGGCCGGACGACGGGAGGCCGAAGCCGCCCGTCGTCCGGCGCCATCTCGCGCCCTCCAGCAGAAACAGGATCCTTGCAATGAACAGTCAAACCTTCCCGCAGCCGGATCGCGACGCAGCGTCACGCTGGCTGAAATCCTATTATTTCATCCGCGCCGCGGTCGCGGTCGTCTGGTTCGCTGCGGCCTTCGCCGTCGGCAAGAGCTCGCCGTTGGTTGCGGCGGCGCTCCTCGTCGCTTATCCGGCTTGGGACGCGCTCGCCAATTTCGTCGACGCCCAGCGCAGCGGCGGCCTGAAGCCGAATAGCAGCCAGACGATCAATGTCGCGATCAGCGCCTTCGCCACGATCGCGGTCGCTGGCGCCCTTACGCGAGACTTGCATGTGGTGATGGCGGTGTTCGGGACGTGGGCCATATTGGCTGGTCTGTTCCAACTCATCACCGGTGTGCGCCGTTGGAAGATCGGTGCGCAGTGGGCGATGATCCTCGCTGGGGCGCAGTCGGCGCTCGTCGGCGCCTACTTCATCAAACAGGCGACGGGGAGCGCAACCGTAGGCATCACCGATATCGCGCCGTATGCGGCGTTCGGCGCCTTATACTTCCTCATTTCGGCCATTTGGCTCACCATCGCGCAAGCACGTCGCCATGCCTCCGGGCGCGCCGCCTAATCCAGTCTGCACATAAGGGGCCCGCGATGCGTCGCCCCTCCTTTTTGATCCACAGTTCCCGCCCTGGCGCTTAACAAACCTTCGATTTGGGTAGATTGACGGATCCGCTCTCGCGAAGGTCCCTGGTGAGCGAATTGCCGCAAAAGCGAGGATCTGCCGCGGAAATCCGCCTTCGCTCGCTTACCCCGCGAACGGCGAAGCCCAGGTAAGCAAAAGGCGTCCCGAGGGACGCCTTTTATCAGCTTGAAATCTCTAAGAGTTTTTGGAGCGGGCGAAGGGATTCGAACCCTCGACCCCAACCTTGGCAAGGTTGTGCTCTACCCCTGAGCTACACCCGCATCCATCCGCAGGCTGCGACGCCGACGGTTTGCGCTATATGGCGCAAACGATTGGGGAATGCAACAGGCCGTTTCGCTTTCT
Protein-coding sequences here:
- a CDS encoding DUF308 domain-containing protein, with protein sequence MNSQTFPQPDRDAASRWLKSYYFIRAAVAVVWFAAAFAVGKSSPLVAAALLVAYPAWDALANFVDAQRSGGLKPNSSQTINVAISAFATIAVAGALTRDLHVVMAVFGTWAILAGLFQLITGVRRWKIGAQWAMILAGAQSALVGAYFIKQATGSATVGITDIAPYAAFGALYFLISAIWLTIAQARRHASGRAA